Genomic window (Rathayibacter sp. VKM Ac-2760):
CGAGGTACCAGAGCAGCTCGTGCAGGCGGCGCATCAGCGGGAAGACCGCGAACATCTGTCCGCGCACTCCGGCGTCGCTGCGCCAGGAGACGCCGCCGAAGGTGTGCGTCGACACCTTCTGCCCGGCGCCGAAGCAGTCGAAGACCGTGCAGCCGACGAAGCCCTCCGGCCGGAGCCGGCGGTGGATCGTGCAGGAGTCCTCGGCGTCGAGGTTGCCGCACGGCTCGCCGGCGGGCTTGTCGACCGGGAAGTCGGAGGAGCGCGAGAACGCCAGCGCGACGCAGCAGAGGCCGAAGCAGTGGGCGCAGTCGGCCCCGAGGTCCTCCCGGCGGCCGAGCTCGACCCGGGTGCGGCTCACCGGGCCCGCCCGCCCTCACGGGCCTGCCCCGCCATCAGTGCGACAGCGGCCATCAGTGCGACAGCGCGAGCACGCCGACGACGGCGGCTCCCAGTCCGACGAGCCCGAGCAGCGCGACGATGCTCTGCCGCACGCCGAGCCCGGCCCGGACGACCGCGATCAGCGCGATGCCGGCGAGGGTGACCACGTAGACGCCGACGCCGATCCGCAGCGCGACGACGTCGTCGATCCAGCCGAGCGCCGAGGCGCCCAGGACCAGCACCGGCAGGGAGGCGGAGGCGAGGGCGCCGCCCGAGATCCGCAGCATCGTCCGCGCCTCGGCGCCCGTCG
Coding sequences:
- a CDS encoding pentapeptide repeat-containing protein produces the protein MSRTRVELGRREDLGADCAHCFGLCCVALAFSRSSDFPVDKPAGEPCGNLDAEDSCTIHRRLRPEGFVGCTVFDCFGAGQKVSTHTFGGVSWRSDAGVRGQMFAVFPLMRRLHELLWYLDVALALPGADAVLRDAVRIRFETVLAVTLGAAEEILAADVDAEFAAARPLLVAASEAARPLLVAASEAARSTPRRRRRHGSTGSRRAPIWSRRGWRGRTCAAPICAARS